ATTTCTCTGCCTAAATTGTTCTAGAGATTATAAGGttgattaaaatttaattaaacttacaCATAGTACGTAGCATTATTTGGTGACTAAATCATATGCTACTTTAATTTATCCCATTTAGAGAAAAAGAACTATACCTTTTGAGAGATTTGTTAGAATAGCGTATATATACAACCTTCAACAGTAAGCTAATTTAGGTAAACGTAATTACAAAATATTTACACAATCAATCACATGATTGTGTATGTAAATATACATGTTCTAACAAGATTTAATATCAGTAAAAAGTTTAAACATTCTACTATGTACAAGCCATCAGTTTATAAACTAAGTACGCCGTAATATTCTCTTCAAATGAATGAAATGATCATGTAATGACCAAGAAAAGTCTCTTCAATTCTGACGCGTCATTAGTTATATGGTGTCTTTCTAACATGTAAGTAGCTTTATTAAGATGAAATGGCCAACTTAATTAACCACCATACGGTCATAccattataaatttttaatccACAGATAAGTACTTGACTCCAAGTCACCCTTCCATACAAGCATTGACGAACCACACGCTGCAAAAGCatgttttatttatttgctTCTCCCTAATTACTAATTAGTGTTATTAGGTAGGATGTATCGTTGACCCAACGAAGAGTTGATTACAATAAAATCTTAATTACTTGACTAAAAGTCAGCAAAATCACTAGTGAATTCAATGAAGACTTTGTTTTATCATCTTTTTCTTGTTGGTATATATAAGCATTACGAAACTTATGTACCTAAACTTatatcataattttttttttgggtatatAGAGAGCCATAAAGAACAAGGCGACAAATGATATAGACGAGATTCGATCATGCAGGTCTTGGGTACCAACCTAttagttattttttataaacttatcttacatgaaattatctgaacttatttttacgaaataagtgaaaatataAAATCCAATACTcgtttctatatatatttttctACTCCGTAAGAAACATCCACCTCCTATCAGTCCTATGTATGCAAATTTCTCTCTACCCCCAAGAAAAGCCAAAAGATTACCAAATACATAAACGAACATTAATTTATGACCAATAAAACTTGACTTGAATTACACGTACTATATATTTTGAGACGTTACAACATCCTATCAAACACCTCCTCATTTTCAACTTCCCTATGTGAAACAAACATGACTTCAATCCTCCAAAATATGCACATCCCTTTTTTTGCACTCCTCTTTTTATTCACAATTTCATGCAAAGCCACCGAGGAATTGGATATCAACTCAACACCACCGTTACCTAACCCAAGCATCAAGTGTGACACTTGCCCCGAAATCCTTCCTCCGCCACCGCCTCCACCACTCCCACCATGtcccccaccaccacctccaccatgTAACCCGCCACCGCCACCTCCAAAGGAGCCTCCATGCTACCCCTGCATGAGTCAACAAGCGCCACCACCTCCGCCGCCAGAATACTACAACACTCCGGGCGGCAATTTATACGTGACAGGGTATACGACATATGACTCAAGTGGTCCAAGACTTCAAAGTGGTTTTGTAATGTTTGTTATAGTTGCACTATTGGAAGTGATCATGCTTACATGATAAGCAACAATCATTTTATCTAGCATTGGCGTTTGAGTATCATGTAATCTACTTTGAAATTATAATTACTACCAAAGTTTtctttatcttttttatttttgttgggtATGCGCCTAATATagtgtatcgctattcgacgtCCTCAATCGCTAAAAACGCCCTCGTATTTATGGTGAAAGGACCATTTTACCCTTTAAAGAAAATTACCCCCTCCCCCTTCACCCTTCCACCTTCacattttttaacttttttttaatcaaaattaatatataaacaaatacattttttaaaCAAGAAAttctaacaatttttttttcaattatattaattattttaattaagaaattcagtatttattcaattcttttttggCAACACTTTTTTAAATATCCGAAATAATAAactattgtttttattattacATTCGTTTTTACCCgacgagaaaaaaaaaatcattttttaaaaaaaacacaagAGCCACCCGGAATTGGCGCCCCGGACCATGGTTGGTCCACCCGGAATTGGCGATCCGAACCATGGTTGGTCCACCCGGAATTGGCGGCCCGAACCGTGGCTGGGCCGCCAATTCCGGGTGGACCAACCATGGTCCGTGCCGCCAATTCCAGGTGGACCAACCATGGTTCGGCCGCCAATTCCGGGTGGACCAACCATGGTTCGGGTCGCCAATTCCAGGTGGACCAACCATGGTCCGGGCCGCCAATTCCCGGCGGCCCttgtgtttttttaaaaaataattttttttaattcattttcttTCGTGCTAGATAAAAAAGAAtgtaataaaaatgaaaataaatagttTATTATTTCGTTTTTAATTTCGAATATTTTAAAAAGTGTTGCCAAAAAAAAGTATTGAATAATtactgaatttcataattaaaataattaatataattgaaataaaataaataaaattgttagaagtatttatttaaaaattgtagtttaaattttttatttgtttgtacATTAATTTCGAttcaaaaaaaagtttaaaaaacgTGAAGGGGAAGGATGAATGGAGATGTGGGTAATTTTCTTTAAAAGGGTAAAAACGTCATTTTATCATAAATACGCGGGCGTTTTTAGCGATTGAGGACGTCGAATAAAAAAACCCCTAATTTAAGGTATAGTATTACTATTACTTTGTATCATAATACGTATATCTTtaagaaaaggaaaataaaaaggagtaaattttcataattgctATTAAGTCAATATATTgttatattgtttataattgaaACATTTTTTAGCACAggtgaatatatatatataagagcaTGATCAGCCCCAAGTTTTAAGACTTGAGTTGTGCTGATGTGGCATATGACTCATCAGTCTTAAGATCACACACATAGAAATTGTAGCATTGAAGTGGACGAGTCTTATCAAAGTCTtaaattgagtcttgaaaaactAAGACTCAACTTAAGACTTGGTATGtgagttaaattaaataataaaatgataTTGTGCATAAATTTACAAGTCTTAAATGATTTAATGGGTGAAGAGCTAAGTTTGATTAAATCTTAAGGAGTCTtaacaataatttaattattttatattaatGAAATGATGACATGGCAATTGAAGAAAATCTTAAAACAAAACCCCCTTAATCTTGCTCTAAGGTAACGCTTTGGGAATACTCCGTACAAGTTTAAAGACTTTAAGTCTATTAGGGAGTTATATATTGCATTTTACGCGGAATATGGTCATCACCTCGGCCCTCTCCCTCCCACACCCCATGGAAGAGCATCAATCGATACAAGTTTAAAGACTTTAAGTCTATTGACTATGTtttcttctttaatttttttttcggatatttcatgaaatacccccgaggtttaagttaattcaccaggtaccctcgttgtttcagtaatctaccaggtacccctcaggtttcattttctcgcatgatTTAACCTtgccgttaagtggccgttagaaactttttttcaccaggtaccctcgtaatttatttcaccaggtacccctgaggttttttagattttcaccaggtgcccttgtgctttatggtaatttcaccagatacccctgctcaCCAACGGGTAGTTTCACCAGGTTTTGTTCTGTAACAATTGCTGGGGGAGGGGAATATGAAGTGAAAGAGGGGGCTGTCAAATACCCTATTAAGTTTGATGCAAGGACTTGTGGTTGTGGAGTATGGCAAATATCTGGCATACCTTGCAGACATGGCCTTAGGGTTATTTACCACCAAAGACTTGAGGCTACTGATTTTGTGTCTCACTACTTCAAAGGGCAAGCATACAAGTTAACTTACTCAGAGCACATACACCCCATGCCTGACCCAACCCAATGGCTTTCTTTTGACCTTCCTATTATCCTCCCACCACCCATGAAGAGGGCATCAGGTAGACCCCCTAACCTGAGAAAAAGAGGTAAACATGATCcaaaaaggggaaagagaaatagCACTGTGAGGTGTGGTAAGTGCAAGGAGGTGGGACACAATGCAAGGACATGCAGAGGTGGGGCCACTGCAAAGCAAAAGaaggctgctgctgctgctgctgctgctgctggtggTGGTGCTTTTGGTTCTGCTGGTGCAGCTGGTGCAGCTGGTTCTGGTGTAGCTGGTTCACAGCAAGGGGGAGATCAAGGTGCTTCCAGTTCACAGCAACAACGTAATGCATCAAGTAAGGGAAAAAGGAAGCGTacttgattttgtgatttatgcATAACTTTTTGCTAAACTTATCATGTATATCTTTTGCCAATGGGAGCAAGTTTTTGTAGAGCTACACTTAAAGTTTTTGCGTGTCGGGGGCACACTTTTGTAAAGCTACTTAATTCGGAAATGAAATATCATATTATTGATGAAATGTCATCATTCACTTTCTCATTACAAATACTAGAATAAAAAACATTACAATGCCAATTTTGATAGTTCCATGCATTAATTTCTTTTGCTGCTTgagtttcttcttcatttggtgaatttcttcatccaagcttctgttttcttcaatttctccttccttTGTGCTACCTCTGTTGTTTCTGATTGGCAGTGGTTGCTCAATGCTTCCCTTGCACCACTTGAAGTTGTCACATAAGTCACACTTGTAATATAGTCTTTGAGGATTTTTCATTGTTTCAGAACTTCTTATTGCAAATTTTTTCCCACATATGTTGCATGTTTTGTTTGGAACTAAAACGTATGAGGATTCATACGTTGTAGAAGAAGATTGGGATTGAGAATATGAGCTCATTTGAAGGTGAGTTGGGAATTAGGAAAAATATGAGTTGGTTAAGGGGAAGAACAGAAATTTGTAGTGAAGAGTTGCAGCGGCTCCCCCTTTAAATAGAGAAGGAttaccaacggctagttttttttaaaaaaactagccgttggtgagcaggggtatctggtgaaattaccataaagcacaagggcacctggtgaaaatctaaaaaacctcaggggtacctggtgaaataattacgagggtacctggtgaaaaaaaagtttctaacggccacttaacggcagggttaagtcatgcgagaaaatgaaacctgaggggtacctggtagattactgaaacaacgagggtacctggtgaattaacttaaacctcgggggtatttcatgaaatatccgttttttttttgtgcgcgTGTAGCCGTGTACGTAGAGAATGACATGAATATGGCTTTGTTCTCTTCAACTAATATGGTCTGctttttttagtttttggtCTGGTATGGTTTGATATGGTGATGATTTCTGTTAGTATTTTTTGTTTTATCTAGTCTGATCTAGTCTAATTTTAGTGGTCTAATCTAATAAGCAATAAAAATAAGATAAAGAGAACAAAGACATATCCTAATTGTATGATACCTTAGAATAGGTTGCTAATTTAACGAGTGGTTAACCGTCATAATTAAACAACACGATGGTTGCGTATTTCCCAAGGGCTTGGGTTTTTAAGGCTATATAAAATGGGTTACTTGTTCCACATGGAACTCCATTTATATATACAGGGTAAATTGTATATTATGTGTATGTAACACGTCTTTTTGAAAAGGAAGTGTGACCGTTGGTATCGgaacactacaaaaatttgtattataaacttttttttccgtacttttttttaaaagagaaCATATTATTCTAAAAAAATCCTTAATTTCAACGTGAAATTAAATACATAGAGatcaaaacatatatatatatatatatatatatatatatatatatatatatatatatatatatatatatttttaaaaaaattgcttCATATATAATAAGTTGGTGGTGAAATCAAGATACATTTTATATGTACCATGGTAAGGATCGGAGGATATGGGTTGGGGTTACACGCGACATGTCCCACACACCCACTAACTTGCCCCAAATCCTTGAACATTTTAT
This sequence is a window from Spinacia oleracea cultivar Varoflay chromosome 1, BTI_SOV_V1, whole genome shotgun sequence. Protein-coding genes within it:
- the LOC130465631 gene encoding uncharacterized protein, producing the protein MTSILQNMHIPFFALLFLFTISCKATEELDINSTPPLPNPSIKCDTCPEILPPPPPPPLPPCPPPPPPPCNPPPPPPKEPPCYPCMSQQAPPPPPPEYYNTPGGNLYVTGYTTYDSSGPRLQSGFVMFVIVALLEVIMLT
- the LOC130466156 gene encoding uncharacterized protein encodes the protein MPDPTQWLSFDLPIILPPPMKRASGRPPNLRKRGKHDPKRGKRNSTVRCGKCKEVGHNARTCRGGATAKQKKAAAAAAAAAGGGAFGSAGAAGAAGSGVAGSQQGGDQGASSSQQQRNASSKGKRKRT